In Archangium violaceum, the following are encoded in one genomic region:
- a CDS encoding Ig-like domain-containing protein, with translation MNLARPLSPLLAVLTAGCIVVPEVETAPREVNLVIQGDSGEGPVHTRGPDVSVSVGLQGVTPNLIELLVDGRSEARLEPPDAYTWDTRTLTEGAHELQLQAIDRGELLVSPSRTVVLDRTAPAIAQRKPAPGSSVARDSIIQAEFSEPLEPSTVNADTVRLWVNELGQQVQAELSSDGKVLTVRTRYGLPPSGPAQLQLNGVTDLVGNPVLSSWGWNYP, from the coding sequence ATGAATCTCGCCAGACCCCTCAGTCCGCTCCTCGCCGTCCTCACGGCGGGCTGCATCGTCGTACCCGAGGTGGAAACAGCTCCACGTGAAGTGAACCTCGTCATCCAGGGCGACAGCGGTGAAGGACCGGTCCACACCCGGGGCCCCGACGTGAGCGTGTCGGTCGGTCTGCAGGGGGTCACCCCCAACCTGATCGAGCTGCTCGTCGACGGAAGGAGCGAGGCGCGCCTGGAGCCGCCGGATGCGTACACCTGGGACACGCGGACGCTGACGGAGGGGGCTCACGAGCTCCAGCTCCAGGCCATCGACCGGGGCGAGCTCCTGGTCAGCCCCTCTCGGACGGTGGTGCTGGACCGGACAGCCCCCGCCATCGCGCAACGCAAACCGGCTCCCGGCTCCTCCGTGGCGCGGGACTCGATCATCCAGGCCGAGTTCTCCGAGCCCCTCGAGCCCTCCACGGTGAATGCCGACACGGTGCGGCTGTGGGTCAACGAGCTGGGACAGCAGGTGCAGGCCGAGCTGTCCTCCGATGGCAAGGTCCTGACGGTGAGGACGCGCTACGGGCTGCCGCCCTCCGGGCCCGCCCAGCTCCAGCTGAACGGTGTGACGGACCTGGTGGGCAACCCGGTGCTGAGCTCCTGGGGATGGAACTACCCGTAG